A genomic window from Peromyscus maniculatus bairdii isolate BWxNUB_F1_BW_parent chromosome 1, HU_Pman_BW_mat_3.1, whole genome shotgun sequence includes:
- the LOC121827522 gene encoding insulin growth factor-like family member 2, whose translation MVTLPLCKKRDHIFSIILIPVILFANSETAVAHTFLTLSDHGLWLCQPVPRCGERIYNPSEQCCEDDNILSFNQTRLCGPGCIYRPCFELCCSESFGPQQKFLIKLKLQGERSRCSSSPISGDCASRKTFSRRRYSRKPNFS comes from the exons GCATCATTCTTATTCCTGTAATCCTGTTCGCAAACTCAGAAACTGCAGTAGCTCACACATTCCTGACTCTCTCAGATCATGGCTTATGGCTGTGCCAGCCAGTACCCAGGTGTGGGGAGAGGATCTACAACCCCTCGGAGCAGTGCTGTGAGGATGACAACATCCTGTCTTTTAATCAGACCCGCCTTTGTGGCCCTGGCTGCATCTACCGGCCCTGTTTTGAACTCTGTTGTTCAGAGTCCTTTGGCCCCCAGCAGAAATTTCTTATCAAGCTGAAACTTCAAGGGGAGAGATCCCGTTGCAGCTCATCCCCCATCTCTGGGGACTGTGCCAG CAGAAAGACATTTTCACGGAGAAGATACTCAAGAAAACCAAATTTCTCTTAG